One window of the uncultured Paludibaculum sp. genome contains the following:
- the rbsK gene encoding ribokinase, which translates to MQHSSLVVVGSLNMDFVVQVDRLPAPGETTLGGNFQMIPGGKGANQACAAGKLARCGRVSMVGCVGLDPFADHLKASLAAAGVDVSTVRAARQTPTGVALIWVEKSGQNSIVVAPGANAMLAPGDIESARATFEGSRCALFQLETPLETVEAALRAARAAGALTILDPAPARPLPAELLSLVDVLTPNESEACILLGRDPSRVNVADAAEIARAVRGLGPKAVVLKLGDQGCFYSDGHLELAVAGFAVEAVDTTAAGDTFNAALAVALSEDVGIEDALRFANAAAALSVTRLGAQASAPSREDVDAFMARPVA; encoded by the coding sequence ATGCAGCATTCCTCTCTCGTCGTTGTTGGCTCGCTGAATATGGACTTTGTCGTCCAGGTCGACCGCCTTCCGGCGCCCGGTGAGACCACCCTCGGCGGCAACTTCCAGATGATCCCCGGCGGCAAAGGGGCCAACCAGGCTTGTGCCGCTGGAAAGCTGGCTCGGTGCGGCCGCGTCAGCATGGTGGGGTGCGTTGGGTTGGATCCGTTCGCCGACCACCTGAAAGCCAGTCTGGCCGCGGCGGGCGTGGACGTCTCCACGGTGCGTGCGGCCCGCCAGACGCCCACCGGTGTCGCGCTGATCTGGGTGGAGAAGTCGGGCCAGAACTCGATTGTCGTGGCTCCTGGGGCAAATGCCATGCTGGCGCCCGGCGACATCGAGTCGGCGCGGGCCACGTTCGAAGGATCACGCTGTGCCCTGTTCCAACTGGAGACGCCGCTGGAGACAGTCGAGGCGGCCCTGCGCGCAGCCCGTGCCGCCGGAGCGCTGACGATACTCGATCCAGCTCCGGCTCGCCCTCTACCGGCCGAACTACTCTCTCTCGTCGACGTCCTGACGCCGAACGAAAGCGAAGCGTGCATCCTCCTGGGCCGCGATCCCTCCCGTGTGAACGTCGCCGACGCGGCGGAGATCGCGCGAGCCGTTCGAGGCCTGGGCCCCAAGGCGGTAGTGCTGAAGCTGGGCGACCAGGGCTGCTTCTACTCCGACGGGCATCTCGAATTGGCGGTGGCGGGGTTTGCCGTCGAGGCCGTGGACACGACTGCCGCGGGCGATACGTTCAACGCGGCGCTGGCCGTGGCACTCTCGGAAGATGTCGGGATCGAGGACGCACTCCGTTTCGCGAATGCGGCGGCGGCGCTTTCGGTGACGAGGTTGGGCGCGCAGGCGTCGGCTCCGTCGAGGGAAGACGTCGACGCGTTTATGGCGCGGCCGGTTGCGTAG
- a CDS encoding DUF507 family protein — MLLAKEFVTYLSRQLAAKLGSNIIEISNPTAVAELMGTIITDELSIEDKLNDEVRALLEEYSVYMSNNNISYSEMFRRIKNQLVAQRKVVKASGRDTGDPMKLSRDKINEISHKVVTALRKSRDCRFRRDSNDVRLELVRLISEILLNEDKAEKAARAKIRTMKKEIPEGSEEWDLLHKRYYAEELRNYGIDLHG, encoded by the coding sequence ATGCTTCTCGCCAAAGAATTCGTCACTTATCTCAGCCGCCAGTTGGCCGCAAAGCTTGGTTCCAACATCATCGAAATCTCCAACCCCACTGCGGTTGCGGAACTGATGGGGACGATCATCACCGATGAACTGTCCATCGAAGACAAGCTGAATGACGAAGTACGCGCCTTGTTGGAGGAGTACTCCGTGTACATGTCCAACAACAACATCAGCTACTCGGAAATGTTCCGGCGCATCAAGAACCAGTTGGTGGCGCAGCGCAAGGTAGTGAAGGCCAGCGGGCGCGATACCGGCGACCCGATGAAGCTGAGCCGCGACAAGATCAACGAGATCTCCCACAAGGTGGTCACGGCGCTGCGCAAATCACGCGACTGCCGCTTCCGCAGGGATTCGAACGATGTGCGGCTGGAACTGGTACGGCTGATCTCGGAGATTCTCCTGAACGAGGACAAGGCCGAGAAGGCCGCGCGGGCCAAGATCCGCACCATGAAGAAGGAAATTCCCGAGGGCAGCGAAGAGTGGGATCTGCTGCACAAACGCTACTATGCGGAAGAGCTCAGGAACTACGGCATCGACCTGCACGGGTAA
- a CDS encoding ABC transporter substrate binding protein, which yields MALFAGWAAGQTAPTGAEQRLPKHNVLLLNSYHQNFPWTNDLVLGVEDVLSALPFDVEIWTEFLDAKRRSGPAHEAWMESVLREKYRALQLDLIISSDDNALRFLLKHRDDLFGAVPVVFCGVSSPELIQQVPRETYTGVMEEYDLQSYLDSALRMFPRTRHVFVVSDASFSNLVHLHAFQTVARGREHLHFVFLDGSLLSFPQILTQLRSMPPGSLVMTTNFTRDSSGQYIPLSDAAVQIVRAAGMTPVFSPNSAQLGQGFAGGCANNGRTHGVQAGNIAKRVLQGAAPSSIPITRHGVLQMVLDYPELARLGVAESSIPSSAVVLNRPDSMIDFYARNQQLVWIGAVLALVQFVIIAAMVLSVLRRRRAERQLRSSQAHLERAQKLARLGSWEKDPRTGKLSWSDEVYRLHGLDRANFEPTFGRLLDMVHPDDRERIRNMAATADSESRNRAMEYRIVRPDGKVRHVRSYGEFTQLRDGRKMVLGTVQDVTEMKEIEEQFRHVQRVESLGTLAGGIAHDFNNLLTVINGYSHMLLGRMSEQDQNRRLLLEIQKAGQRAADLTRQLLAFSRKQVLQPQVLDLNEVAVSTKGLLVPLLGENVELRFQTAKSLKPVRADRTQVAQVLLNLAANARDAMPEGGVFTIRTANEEIVEARSSQSMDLRPGSYVALYALDTGHGMDEETRERIFEPFFTTKEVGKGTGLGLSSVYGIVKQSGGHIAVFSNPGQGAAFRILLPAVEEALTEAPVQTWGQGECRNHHVVLLVEDQHQVRELARETLSQLGYRIHAASNAEEALEMFEKADPPVELLVTDVVMPGMGGSELAGRLLQRNPGMGVLYISGYPGDALEDGNGSGSGHFLRKPFSPKDLERMVEKVLAPASEPDEVQ from the coding sequence ATGGCCCTATTCGCTGGATGGGCGGCCGGACAAACCGCGCCAACCGGCGCGGAGCAGCGACTGCCGAAACACAACGTCCTGCTGCTCAATTCCTACCACCAGAATTTTCCGTGGACCAACGATCTCGTGCTCGGCGTCGAAGATGTGCTTTCGGCCCTGCCGTTTGACGTGGAGATCTGGACTGAATTCCTCGATGCGAAACGAAGGAGCGGACCAGCTCACGAGGCGTGGATGGAAAGCGTCCTGCGGGAGAAGTACCGCGCGCTGCAGCTCGACCTCATCATATCCTCCGACGACAACGCCCTGCGATTTCTCCTGAAACACCGCGACGACCTGTTTGGCGCCGTCCCCGTGGTCTTCTGCGGCGTGTCCAGTCCTGAACTGATCCAGCAAGTGCCCAGGGAGACGTACACCGGCGTGATGGAGGAGTACGACCTGCAGAGCTACCTGGATTCGGCGCTCCGCATGTTTCCGAGGACCAGACATGTGTTTGTGGTCTCGGACGCGTCGTTCTCGAACCTTGTGCACCTCCATGCGTTCCAGACCGTTGCCCGCGGGCGGGAACACCTCCATTTCGTGTTCCTGGACGGTTCGCTCCTTTCTTTCCCCCAGATCCTGACACAGTTGCGCTCCATGCCGCCGGGTTCGCTGGTGATGACAACAAACTTCACGCGTGACAGTTCCGGCCAGTACATCCCGCTGTCCGATGCCGCGGTGCAGATTGTGCGGGCAGCCGGGATGACTCCGGTGTTCAGCCCGAACAGCGCTCAACTGGGGCAGGGGTTCGCGGGAGGCTGCGCGAACAACGGCCGGACGCACGGCGTGCAGGCCGGCAACATCGCAAAACGCGTGCTGCAGGGCGCCGCCCCATCGAGTATCCCGATCACGCGGCACGGCGTCCTCCAGATGGTCCTGGACTACCCGGAACTGGCACGCCTGGGCGTGGCGGAGTCGAGCATTCCGTCCAGTGCCGTGGTCCTGAACCGTCCTGACAGCATGATCGACTTCTACGCACGCAACCAGCAGTTGGTGTGGATTGGCGCCGTTCTGGCGCTCGTCCAGTTCGTGATCATCGCGGCGATGGTGCTCAGCGTGCTCCGGCGGCGTCGGGCCGAACGTCAGCTCCGGTCCAGCCAGGCGCACCTCGAGAGAGCCCAGAAGCTGGCGCGACTGGGCAGTTGGGAGAAGGATCCCCGCACTGGGAAACTGAGCTGGTCCGACGAGGTCTACCGCCTCCATGGGCTGGACCGGGCAAACTTCGAGCCCACCTTCGGCCGGCTGCTCGACATGGTGCATCCGGATGACCGGGAGCGCATCCGCAACATGGCCGCGACGGCCGACAGTGAGTCGCGGAATCGTGCCATGGAGTACCGGATTGTGAGGCCTGACGGCAAGGTGCGCCACGTGCGGTCGTACGGAGAATTCACGCAGCTGCGCGATGGCCGGAAAATGGTGCTGGGCACCGTGCAGGACGTGACGGAGATGAAGGAGATCGAGGAGCAGTTCCGCCACGTGCAGCGGGTGGAGTCGCTGGGTACTCTGGCCGGGGGCATCGCTCACGATTTTAACAATCTGCTCACCGTCATCAACGGATACAGCCACATGCTCCTGGGCCGGATGAGCGAGCAGGATCAGAACCGCCGGCTGCTGCTGGAGATTCAAAAGGCGGGGCAGCGGGCGGCCGACCTCACGCGCCAGTTGCTGGCCTTCAGCCGGAAACAGGTACTGCAGCCGCAGGTGCTGGATTTGAACGAGGTGGCTGTATCGACGAAGGGCCTGCTGGTTCCGCTGTTGGGCGAGAACGTGGAGCTCCGATTCCAGACAGCGAAATCACTCAAGCCGGTGCGCGCGGACCGGACGCAGGTCGCGCAGGTCCTGCTGAATCTGGCGGCGAATGCGCGTGATGCGATGCCGGAGGGTGGTGTCTTCACCATCAGGACCGCCAATGAGGAAATCGTCGAGGCGCGGTCGTCGCAGTCGATGGACCTTCGGCCGGGCTCCTATGTGGCACTGTACGCGTTGGATACCGGCCATGGCATGGACGAGGAGACGCGGGAGCGCATCTTCGAGCCGTTCTTCACAACGAAAGAGGTGGGGAAGGGAACCGGATTGGGCTTGTCCAGCGTGTACGGCATCGTCAAACAGAGCGGTGGGCACATCGCCGTGTTCAGCAATCCGGGCCAGGGCGCGGCGTTCCGCATTCTGTTGCCGGCGGTGGAGGAAGCGCTGACTGAGGCTCCGGTGCAGACCTGGGGGCAGGGCGAGTGCCGCAACCATCACGTGGTCCTGCTGGTGGAAGATCAACACCAGGTGCGGGAACTGGCGCGGGAGACCCTGTCACAGTTGGGTTACCGCATCCATGCGGCATCGAATGCCGAAGAGGCCCTCGAGATGTTCGAGAAGGCGGATCCACCGGTGGAACTGCTAGTGACCGATGTTGTGATGCCGGGTATGGGCGGCTCGGAACTGGCCGGGCGGCTGTTGCAGCGGAACCCCGGTATGGGCGTATTGTACATTTCCGGCTATCCTGGCGATGCGCTGGAGGACGGGAACGGCTCCGGATCCGGCCACTTTTTGCGTAAACCGTTTTCTCCGAAGGACTTGGAGAGGATGGTCGAAAAGGTCCTTGCGCCCGCCAGCGAGCCAGACGAAGTTCAATGA
- a CDS encoding DUF2203 domain-containing protein: MARYFTLEQAQSLVPEVRRMLTEAVEARAELEESQQEIAESMKRAHQMGGVELDTERLVMLRKRVGELGGRLKDILQQFEELGVQVKDLNVGLVDFPTKYRGEEVLICYQLNETGVGYWHGLEEGFRGRKRIDRDFLDHHQGDPVH; this comes from the coding sequence ATGGCACGCTATTTCACGCTCGAGCAGGCGCAGAGTCTGGTGCCGGAGGTGCGCCGCATGCTCACTGAGGCGGTGGAGGCCCGGGCGGAGTTGGAGGAGTCGCAGCAGGAGATCGCCGAGAGCATGAAGCGGGCGCACCAGATGGGCGGCGTGGAACTCGACACCGAGCGACTGGTCATGCTGCGCAAGCGTGTCGGCGAACTGGGCGGCCGGCTGAAGGACATCCTACAGCAGTTCGAGGAACTTGGTGTACAGGTGAAGGACCTGAACGTCGGGTTGGTGGATTTTCCGACGAAGTACCGCGGTGAAGAAGTGCTGATCTGCTACCAGCTCAATGAGACCGGCGTTGGGTACTGGCACGGCCTGGAAGAAGGATTCCGCGGCCGGAAGCGGATCGATCGGGATTTTCTGGATCATCATCAAGGCGATCCAGTTCACTGA
- the pyrF gene encoding orotidine-5'-phosphate decarboxylase, whose translation MNYNPIIVALDVPNAGEALTLVDRLSTTVDFYKVGLELFTAEGPAVVREIVARRKQVFVDLKMYDIHETVKRAAARVAALGASLLTVHASPQVIRAARQAAAGTNLRILAVTVLTSFDQSDLNDLGVTGRTVAQQVEWLAGKAVEAGADGLVCSPLEVERLRALIPPETILVVPGVRSAGADPGDQKRVATPESAMEAGASYLVVGREITRAAEPAAAADAILRALGTQLH comes from the coding sequence ATGAACTACAACCCAATCATCGTTGCCCTCGACGTGCCAAACGCAGGGGAAGCTCTCACTCTGGTCGACCGGCTGTCGACCACCGTGGATTTCTATAAGGTCGGCCTGGAGCTGTTCACCGCCGAAGGTCCTGCCGTGGTGCGCGAGATCGTAGCGCGCCGCAAGCAAGTGTTCGTGGACCTGAAGATGTACGACATCCACGAAACGGTAAAGCGGGCGGCGGCGCGGGTGGCCGCGTTGGGCGCGAGTCTGCTGACGGTTCATGCCAGTCCGCAAGTAATCCGTGCCGCGCGCCAGGCGGCGGCCGGGACGAATCTACGGATTCTGGCCGTAACCGTGCTGACCAGCTTCGATCAGTCGGATCTGAACGATCTCGGCGTGACGGGCCGCACGGTGGCGCAACAAGTGGAATGGCTGGCTGGCAAGGCCGTGGAAGCGGGTGCCGACGGTCTGGTGTGTTCGCCCCTGGAAGTGGAGCGGCTCAGGGCCCTGATTCCCCCGGAAACGATTCTGGTGGTGCCGGGTGTGCGGTCGGCCGGGGCGGATCCCGGCGATCAGAAGCGGGTGGCCACACCTGAGTCCGCCATGGAGGCGGGCGCGAGCTATCTGGTCGTGGGGCGCGAAATCACGAGAGCGGCGGAACCGGCGGCGGCGGCGGACGCGATCCTGCGCGCGCTGGGGACTCAACTACACTAG
- the selD gene encoding selenide, water dikinase SelD produces the protein MKKLTAHVKAAGUASKLSPKVLDQVLPGVPRLRNSNVLVGFDTSDDAGVYKLSPECALVQTVDFFTPIVDDPYTYGAIAAANALSDVYAMGGRPITALSVLCYPGDGDLDDLAAILKGGAEKMIEAGCAVVGGHSVTDDEIKFGYSVTGTVHPDRIWTNAGARPGDVLVLTKPLGTGVISTALKRGLASDEHVAASIASMLKLNRTETEAHGCTDVTGFGLMGHGREMAMASNVTLEIDSEALEFLPGALDYAAAGAVPGGLNNNRAFASSCVLLRSGIRPEVEALLYDPQTSGGLLLSQPREHAAGRIIGRVLERGAKPIHVI, from the coding sequence ATGAAGAAACTGACTGCGCACGTCAAAGCCGCGGGTTGAGCGTCGAAGCTTAGTCCAAAGGTTTTGGACCAGGTGCTGCCAGGCGTTCCGCGCCTGCGCAATTCTAACGTTCTGGTGGGGTTTGATACGTCGGACGATGCCGGCGTATACAAGCTCAGCCCGGAGTGTGCCCTGGTGCAGACAGTCGATTTTTTCACGCCTATCGTTGACGATCCCTATACTTACGGGGCGATCGCCGCGGCCAATGCGCTGAGCGATGTATACGCCATGGGTGGCCGGCCCATCACGGCGCTGTCGGTTCTTTGTTATCCGGGCGATGGCGACCTGGACGATTTGGCGGCGATCCTGAAGGGTGGCGCGGAGAAAATGATCGAGGCAGGCTGCGCCGTCGTGGGTGGGCATAGCGTGACGGACGACGAGATCAAATTCGGCTACTCGGTCACGGGCACGGTGCATCCAGATAGGATCTGGACGAACGCCGGCGCACGCCCGGGCGACGTGCTGGTGCTGACCAAGCCGCTGGGTACGGGCGTGATCTCGACGGCGCTGAAGCGTGGACTGGCCAGCGACGAGCATGTGGCGGCTTCGATTGCGTCCATGTTGAAGCTCAATCGAACGGAGACCGAGGCGCACGGGTGCACCGATGTGACCGGCTTCGGCTTGATGGGCCACGGGCGCGAGATGGCAATGGCCAGCAATGTGACTTTAGAAATTGACTCCGAGGCACTGGAGTTCCTGCCCGGGGCGCTGGACTACGCCGCGGCGGGTGCGGTGCCGGGTGGGCTGAATAACAACCGGGCGTTTGCCTCGTCGTGCGTCCTGCTTCGGTCGGGGATCCGTCCGGAGGTCGAGGCGCTACTCTACGACCCGCAGACCTCGGGTGGGCTGCTGTTGTCGCAGCCGCGAGAGCACGCGGCGGGGCGGATTATCGGCCGCGTGTTGGAACGCGGCGCAAAACCAATTCACGTTATATGA
- a CDS encoding SpoIIE family protein phosphatase: MTHWKQRLVLLVLLVVCGAVESRFIYTSLLPLSRQVARTPGLVDPENLTLGKVKDPALKAGVKEGDTLIAVDGVRVHSAFDAIGWMVHKEGGIPITLTVRTGNGPPRTATLVPPTLKLAEPVEFTFTLGLNIILPVLCIGLGFLVAFRRPSDPTALAILWLLLALAFMQRANGYERYGWGVWMSAPATFLDVVSDWWPAAWCAVALLFPDGRWRRDLLSRVSLAIIAVYVPYQAVRGILVAALFANPAVWAILKPIEELPHVLPQSLHFSLIGLGLLSFLLKFRAETHPDARRRMRWMLTGLTLGVIPNTALMVSAVVLQRDLNDYPYWLLMPGVLAPIFIPVTLAYSMLVDRLFDLGVVIRQGLLASRTVTALRLLVNATLLWIAFSGHGWIVSVLCLAGIAAVSYGSDHIRAWVDRRFFREAVNTEQVLIELSNQVRRITDPRELLTTVQHRIQDALHITSVDLLPSGTTSAFALPGSLLLPLATADQDYGALRLGPKRSEEPYSRRDLQLLESVASQTAVALDVSRLTATVAAETAQRERLHNELEIASQVQQRLFPKRAPLVDGLDLAGCCVPAQSVGGDYYDFLTTPGGAVGLAIGDVAGKGVPAALLMAGLQASLRGLILGGVTDLRELMAKLNLLVYDASPANRFATFFYGLYEPAASRLRYSSAGHNPSLLVRATGEHDWLKTPGVGLGMTRRAQYEQADVALHPGDTLVLYTDGVTEARNPQGEEFGEDRLLAALQAAPALGAQAAADYVLEAVKAFAAGAPQHDDITLIVARRS; the protein is encoded by the coding sequence TTGACGCACTGGAAGCAGCGCCTCGTCCTCCTCGTACTCCTCGTGGTCTGCGGCGCGGTCGAGTCGCGTTTCATTTACACGTCCCTCCTGCCGCTCAGCCGGCAAGTCGCGCGCACGCCCGGCCTGGTTGATCCCGAGAACCTCACTCTCGGTAAGGTGAAGGATCCCGCCTTGAAGGCCGGAGTGAAAGAGGGCGACACCCTGATCGCCGTCGACGGCGTACGGGTTCACTCGGCCTTTGATGCGATCGGCTGGATGGTGCACAAGGAGGGTGGAATCCCCATCACCCTCACGGTGCGCACGGGGAACGGCCCGCCTCGCACGGCGACCCTCGTGCCACCCACGCTAAAGCTGGCTGAGCCGGTGGAGTTCACATTTACCCTCGGCCTGAACATCATCCTGCCCGTTCTTTGCATCGGGCTCGGCTTCCTGGTCGCCTTCCGCCGTCCATCCGACCCCACGGCGCTCGCCATCCTATGGTTGCTGCTGGCGCTGGCCTTCATGCAGCGCGCCAACGGCTACGAGCGTTACGGCTGGGGCGTGTGGATGAGCGCGCCCGCCACCTTCCTGGATGTCGTTTCCGACTGGTGGCCCGCCGCCTGGTGCGCAGTAGCCCTTCTGTTCCCCGACGGCCGCTGGCGCCGCGATCTGCTCTCCCGCGTATCCCTGGCGATCATCGCAGTCTACGTCCCATACCAAGCCGTTCGGGGGATCCTTGTGGCCGCCTTGTTCGCCAATCCGGCGGTGTGGGCGATCCTCAAGCCCATCGAGGAACTTCCACACGTCCTCCCCCAGTCGCTCCACTTCTCCCTGATCGGGCTCGGTCTCCTCAGTTTCCTGCTGAAGTTCCGCGCCGAGACTCATCCGGATGCGCGCCGCCGCATGCGCTGGATGCTTACGGGGCTGACGCTTGGCGTGATCCCCAACACTGCCCTCATGGTCTCCGCCGTTGTCCTGCAGCGCGATCTGAACGACTACCCCTACTGGCTACTGATGCCCGGCGTGCTGGCCCCCATCTTCATCCCGGTCACCCTGGCCTACAGCATGTTGGTCGACCGCCTGTTCGACCTCGGCGTCGTCATCCGCCAGGGCCTGCTCGCCTCGCGCACGGTCACCGCCCTGCGCCTGCTGGTGAACGCCACTCTCCTCTGGATCGCCTTCAGCGGCCACGGCTGGATCGTCTCCGTGCTCTGCCTCGCCGGCATCGCCGCCGTCAGCTATGGCTCCGACCACATTCGCGCCTGGGTGGATCGCCGCTTCTTCCGCGAAGCAGTGAACACGGAGCAGGTCCTCATCGAGTTGTCCAACCAGGTCCGCCGCATCACCGACCCCCGCGAACTCCTCACCACCGTCCAGCACCGCATCCAGGACGCCCTCCATATCACCAGCGTTGATCTGCTGCCGTCCGGCACCACCTCGGCTTTCGCCTTGCCCGGCAGTCTGCTGCTGCCGCTTGCCACCGCGGATCAGGACTACGGCGCCCTCCGTCTCGGCCCCAAACGTTCGGAGGAGCCCTATTCCCGCCGTGATCTTCAACTGCTCGAATCCGTCGCCAGCCAGACCGCCGTCGCGCTCGATGTCTCCCGACTGACGGCCACCGTGGCTGCGGAGACCGCTCAGCGCGAGCGGCTCCACAATGAGCTCGAGATCGCGAGCCAGGTCCAGCAGCGGCTCTTCCCGAAGCGGGCGCCGCTGGTTGATGGGCTCGACCTGGCCGGCTGCTGCGTGCCCGCTCAATCCGTAGGTGGCGACTACTACGACTTCCTCACTACACCTGGCGGAGCGGTCGGGCTGGCGATTGGCGATGTCGCCGGCAAAGGTGTCCCCGCGGCCCTCCTGATGGCCGGCCTGCAGGCGTCGTTGCGAGGCTTGATCCTGGGTGGCGTGACGGACCTGCGAGAGCTGATGGCGAAGCTGAACCTGCTGGTCTACGACGCATCCCCGGCCAATCGTTTTGCAACGTTCTTCTACGGCCTGTACGAACCGGCCGCCAGTCGTCTGCGTTATTCATCGGCCGGCCACAACCCCAGCCTACTTGTGCGAGCAACGGGTGAGCACGACTGGCTGAAGACGCCGGGCGTCGGACTCGGCATGACTCGCCGGGCCCAGTACGAACAGGCCGACGTCGCGCTCCATCCCGGAGACACCCTGGTTCTCTACACCGATGGCGTCACAGAGGCTCGCAATCCGCAGGGTGAGGAGTTTGGCGAAGACCGCCTGCTGGCCGCCCTGCAAGCGGCGCCCGCATTGGGGGCGCAAGCCGCCGCGGACTACGTGCTGGAAGCCGTGAAAGCCTTCGCCGCCGGAGCCCCCCAGCACGACGACATCACCCTGATCGTCGCCCGGCGCTCGTAG
- a CDS encoding PQQ-binding-like beta-propeller repeat protein, translating to MAVIAMLGRTLLLSLISLCLLAEDWPSYHGSPANTKYSTLDQINTSNIGRLKLAWRYDTGDAFEGSEMQCNPLIVRGVMYVSSPKLRILALDAATGQLKWAFDPNKGKPVTGKTRNRGLNYWESGRDRRLYFSASHWLYAVNADTGQPVATFGTAGRIDLRQNLGRDATNLSITATTPGVIYKDILVIGSLVSEGLPAAPGHIRGYDVRTGRLRWIFRTIPPPGDPAAATWPKGAQDYIGGANSWAGVAMDEKRGIVYVPTGSAAFDFYGANRAGDNLYANCLIALKAETGEKLWHFQFVHHDTWDRDLPTAPTLVTVKRNGKPVDAVAQITKSGWIWLFDRVTGKTLFPYEERPVAPSDVDGEVLAKTQPLPLKPAPFARQQFTEDEVTNRTPEAHEVVLARLKQVRSGPQFTPASREGTVIFPGFDGGGEWGGAAYDPQTGLFYINANEMAWILRLVPKQTGKMVSGRILYNRNCAGCHREDMAGSPPEFPALQNLISRRSEAQVSEILHKGAGRMPGFAYLKDPALASIARYLLSGEDKEVIQTVSGPPSPIDLKYTIDGYNKFLDPDGYPAVKPPWGTLSAVNIDTGEYAWKIPFGEFPELVAKGVKSTGSENYGGAVVTAGGLLFIGATNADNKFHAFDKRTGKLLWEFTMDAAGNSTPSTYSINGKQYVVMGAGGGKWKGLSGGSYYAFALPD from the coding sequence ATGGCCGTCATTGCAATGCTGGGCCGCACCCTTCTCCTCTCCCTGATCTCCCTCTGCCTCCTGGCCGAGGATTGGCCGTCCTACCACGGCAGTCCGGCCAACACGAAGTACTCGACGCTTGACCAGATCAACACGTCGAACATTGGCCGCCTGAAGCTGGCCTGGCGCTATGACACCGGCGACGCCTTTGAAGGCTCCGAGATGCAGTGCAACCCGCTCATCGTACGCGGCGTGATGTACGTCAGTTCTCCGAAGCTGCGCATCCTCGCCCTCGATGCAGCCACCGGCCAGTTGAAATGGGCCTTCGATCCCAACAAAGGCAAACCGGTCACCGGCAAGACCCGCAACCGCGGCCTCAACTACTGGGAGAGCGGTCGGGACCGCCGTCTTTATTTCTCCGCCAGCCACTGGCTCTACGCGGTCAACGCCGACACCGGACAACCCGTCGCCACCTTCGGCACGGCCGGCCGCATCGACCTCCGCCAGAATCTCGGCCGCGATGCCACCAACCTCTCCATCACCGCCACCACGCCGGGCGTCATCTACAAAGACATCCTCGTCATCGGCAGTCTCGTCAGCGAGGGTCTGCCCGCCGCACCCGGCCACATCCGCGGCTACGACGTCCGGACGGGCCGCCTCCGCTGGATCTTCCGCACCATCCCGCCGCCGGGCGATCCGGCCGCCGCCACCTGGCCGAAAGGCGCTCAGGACTATATCGGCGGTGCCAACAGCTGGGCCGGCGTCGCGATGGACGAGAAACGCGGCATCGTCTACGTGCCCACCGGCTCCGCTGCGTTCGACTTCTATGGCGCCAATCGCGCCGGCGACAACCTCTACGCCAACTGCCTCATCGCCCTCAAAGCCGAAACCGGTGAGAAGCTGTGGCACTTCCAGTTCGTCCATCACGACACCTGGGATCGCGACCTGCCCACCGCGCCGACGCTCGTCACGGTGAAGCGTAACGGCAAACCCGTCGACGCCGTCGCCCAGATCACCAAATCCGGCTGGATCTGGCTCTTCGACCGCGTCACCGGCAAGACCCTCTTCCCCTACGAGGAAAGGCCCGTGGCGCCCTCCGACGTCGACGGCGAGGTGCTAGCCAAGACCCAACCGCTGCCGCTCAAGCCCGCCCCGTTCGCCCGCCAACAGTTCACTGAGGATGAGGTCACCAATCGCACGCCCGAGGCCCACGAGGTCGTGCTGGCGCGCTTGAAACAGGTCCGCAGCGGTCCGCAGTTCACTCCGGCTAGCCGCGAGGGCACCGTGATCTTCCCCGGCTTTGATGGAGGCGGCGAGTGGGGCGGCGCGGCTTACGATCCGCAGACCGGCCTGTTCTACATCAACGCCAACGAAATGGCCTGGATTCTGCGACTGGTTCCGAAGCAGACCGGCAAGATGGTCAGCGGCCGGATCCTCTACAACCGCAACTGCGCCGGTTGCCATCGTGAGGACATGGCCGGGAGCCCGCCGGAGTTCCCCGCCCTCCAGAACCTCATCTCCCGGCGCAGTGAAGCCCAGGTCTCCGAGATCCTCCACAAAGGCGCAGGCCGCATGCCCGGGTTCGCCTACCTGAAGGATCCAGCCCTGGCGTCCATCGCACGGTACCTGCTCAGTGGCGAGGACAAGGAGGTGATCCAGACCGTATCGGGACCGCCCTCGCCCATTGACCTCAAGTACACCATCGACGGCTACAACAAGTTCCTTGACCCTGATGGGTATCCGGCCGTCAAGCCGCCGTGGGGCACACTCAGCGCCGTCAATATCGATACCGGCGAGTACGCCTGGAAGATCCCGTTTGGCGAATTCCCGGAACTTGTGGCCAAGGGTGTAAAGAGTACCGGCAGCGAAAACTACGGCGGAGCCGTCGTAACAGCCGGCGGCCTGCTCTTTATTGGAGCCACCAACGCTGACAACAAGTTCCACGCCTTCGACAAGCGTACGGGCAAACTCCTCTGGGAGTTCACGATGGACGCAGCGGGTAACTCGACGCCGTCTACTTACTCAATCAACGGCAAACAGTATGTGGTAATGGGCGCCGGCGGAGGCAAGTGGAAGGGCCTCTCCGGAGGCTCGTACTACGCTTTTGCTCTTCCGGATTGA